The Myxocyprinus asiaticus isolate MX2 ecotype Aquarium Trade chromosome 26, UBuf_Myxa_2, whole genome shotgun sequence genome has a window encoding:
- the LOC127416925 gene encoding palmitoyltransferase ZDHHC7-like encodes MQSSGHRLRDVEQQQPLLSGREEEVAAGRIWFIQDSCGMVCAFMTWFLVMYAEFVVNFVMLLPSKSFWYSLINGVAFNFLAVLALTSHLRTMLTDPGAVTKGNATKEYMESLQLKPGEVIYKCPKCCSIKPERAHHCSICKRCIRKMDHHCPWVNNCVGENNQRFFVLFTMYIASISLHALCLSGFHFITCVKVQWNECSDFSPPVAVMLLIFLCLEALLFLTFTAVMFGTQIHSICNDETEIERLKNEKPTWERRVRWEGMKTVFGGPPSLLWFNPFAGLRLRRLLMVRTRKGGSEFSV; translated from the exons ATGCAGTCTTCAGGGCACCGGTTGAGGGATGTGGAGCAGCAGCAGCCTCTGCTCAGCGGTAGGGAGGAGGAAGTGGCAGCCGGCCGCATCTGGTTCATCCAGGACAGCTGTGGTATGGTCTGCGCCTTCATGACCTGGTTTCTGGTTATGTACGCAGAATTCGTGGTGAATTTTGTCATGCTGCTCCCCTCCAAAAGCTTCTGGTACTCTCTCATCAACGGCGTGGcgtttaacttcctggctgtgCTGGCGCTGACGTCACACCTGCGGACCATGCTGACAGATCCG GGAGCTGTTACCAAAGGCAACGCCACTAAAGAGTACATGGAGAGTCTGCAGCTGAAACCAGGAGAGGTGATCTACAAATGTCCAAAATGCTGCAGCATTAAACCAGAGAGAGCGCACCACTGCAG TATCTGTAAGAGATGTATCAGGAAGATGGATCACCACTGTCCCTGGGTCAACAACTGTGTGGGTGAGAACAATCAGCGATTCTTTGTCCTCTTCACT ATGTACATTGCCTCCATTTCTTTGCATGCGCTCTGTCTCAGCGGTTTCCACTTCATCACCTGTGTTAAAGTCCAGTGGAATG AGTGCAGTGATTTCTCTCCACCTGTGGCAGTGATGCTGCTGATATTCCTCTGTCTTGAAGCACTGCTGTTTCTCACCTTCACTGCTGTCATGTTCGGCACTCAGATCCACTCCATCTGTAATGATGAGACG GAAATCGAGCGGTTAAAGAATGAAAAGCCCACATGGGAGCGGCGCGTGCGATGGGAGGGGATGAAGACTGTTTTCGGCGGTCCACCCTCTCTGCTGTGGTTCAACCCTTTTGCTGGACTCCGACTCCGGCGCCTGCTGATGGTCCGCACTCGGAAGGGCGGGTCCGAGTTCTCTGTTTGA
- the LOC127416938 gene encoding 60S ribosome subunit biogenesis protein NIP7 homolog, protein MRPLTNEETKTMFEKLSKYIGENIKLLVDQPDGIYCFRLHNDRVYYMSEKILKLATNISRDKLVSVGTCFGKFTKTQKFRLHITALDFLAPYAKFKVWVKPGSEQSFLYGNHIMKSGLGRITENTAQYQGVVVYSMADVPLGFGVAAKTTQECRKVDPMSIVVFHQADIGEYIRSEDTLT, encoded by the exons ATGCGTCCATTAACGAATGAAGAGACGAAAACTATGTTCGAAAAACTCTCTAAATA CATTGGAGAGAACATCAAACTTCTTGTGGACCAACCTGATGGAATTTACTGTTTCAGACTTCATAATGATCGAGTTTATTACATGAG TGAGAAAATCCTGAAGTTGGCTACAAATATCTCCCGAGATAAACTGGTATCAGTTGGCACATGTTTCGGAAAGTTTACAAAGACACAGAAATTCCGTTTGCACATAACAGCTCTCGACTTCCTCGCACCATATGCCAAG TTTAAGGTTTGGGTGAAGCCTGGCTCGGAGCAGTCTTTCCTGTATGGCAATCACATCATGAAGTCAGGACTGGGCAGGATCACAGAGAACACAGCGCAGTACCAGGGAGTGGTGGTGTATTCAATGGCAGATGTACCGCTG GGCTTTGGAGTCGCAGCAAAGACTACACAGGAGTGTCGGAAGGTTGATCCCATGTCAATTGTGGTGTTCCATCAGGCTGATATTGGAGAGTACATCAGAAGTGAAGACACGCTGACATAA
- the LOC127416912 gene encoding LOW QUALITY PROTEIN: conserved oligomeric Golgi complex subunit 8-like (The sequence of the model RefSeq protein was modified relative to this genomic sequence to represent the inferred CDS: substituted 1 base at 1 genomic stop codon), with amino-acid sequence MATVDVEDESILASIFKDSFPENWRENPDIAAYLSELSSYGVDKLNREPERLSEERAQILQQTRELAFSNYKTFIRTADCTQHIYTDFSRVENSVSKLLNKLPSFGEKCRGFIKEAEEISVSRRMNSLTLNRHTEILEILEIPQLMDTCVRNGYYEEALELAAYVKRLEKKHSSLPVIQGIVYEVRLSAQLMLNQLLQQLRSNSQLPACLRVIGYLRRMDIFTEAELRVKFLQARGSWLRSILAAIPGDDPYFHITKTIETCRVHLFDIITQYRAIFSDEDPLLQPGGQMLNESAIFHGWVVQQAAQFMETLDRDLQRGVGCRLDSLLGQCMYFGLSFSRVGADFRGQLAPIFQQVAMDTFRKAIQEAGEKFQEDMNLYTLISFPSILGSTIPPVAPSTQPGTLQPPMALLDFPPLACFLNNVLTAFNDLRLCCPIGLAQEVGKCVEEALIKVTKLILVFHRAEESAFSSXERELFIKFCLTFAEDMVPFLNQCLQVLFPPAQLAHILGVPPNQVYKFGSLGCINVNMVLEPLEFVLPKKEPMTPVLDLCTDLSSLLSAQSDTSPTIEPNPAEENLPEESIPSKQDTFTEEPELTFDAPPKEDISVEVLATGQNDPVPGSEMTFVVEDLSATPINIEETFTE; translated from the exons ATGGCGACCGTAGACGTGGAAGATGAAAGTATATTGGCGTCGATCTTCAAAGACAGCTTTCCAGAGAACTGGAGAGAGAATCCGGACATCGCGGCGTATTTATCGGAGTTGAGCTCGTATGGTGTGGATAAATTAAACCGTGAGCCGGAGCGTCTGTCGGAGGAGAGAGCTCAGATCCTGCAGCAGACCCGAGAACTGGCCTTCAGTAACTATAAAACCTTCATCAGGACAGCTGACTGCACACAACACATCTACACTGACTTCAGCAGAGTGGAGAACAGTGTGTCTAAACTACTCAACAAACTACCCAGCTTTGGAGAGAAATGCAG AGGTTTTATAAAGGAAGCCGAGGAGATCAGTGTGAGTAGGCGAATGAACAGCCTGACACTGAATCGACACACAGAAATCCTGGAGATTCTGGAGATTCCTCAACTGATGGACACATGTGTCCGTAACGGTTACTATGAGGAGGCGCTGGAGCTGGCAGCTTACGTCAAGAGACTGGAGAAAAAACATTCATCACTTCCTGTAATACAG gGAATTGTGTACGAAGTCCGACTGTCTGCGCAGCTTATGCTAAACCAACTCCTTCAACAACTGCGCAGCAATTCACAGCTCCCAGCCTGTCTGCGTGTGATTGGCTACCTGCGCAGAATGGACATTTTCACTGAAGCCGAGCTACGCGTCAAGTTCCTGCAAGCCCGTGGAAGCTGGCTGCGTTCTATACTCGCTGCGATCCCCGGTGACGACCCTTACTTCCACATCACCAAGACTATCGAAACCTGTCGCGTACATCTCTTTGACATCATCACCCAATATCGTGCGATCTTCTCCGATGAGGATCCGTTGCTGCAACCCGGTGGTCAGATGTTGAATGAGAGCGCCATCTTTCACGGCTGGGTCGTGCAACAGGCCGCGCAGTTTATGGAGACCCTGGATCGTGACCTTCAGCGTGGGGTGGGATGTCGCTTGGACTCTCTGCTTGGCCAGTGCATGTATTTCGGCCTTTCTTTTAGCCGGGTCGGGGCGGATTTCCGTGGCCAGCTCGCCCCCATATTTCAGCAGGTCGCCATGGATACGTTCCGCAAGGCTATCCAAGAAGCTGGGGAGAAGTTCCAAGAGGATATGAACTTGTATACCCTGATTTCTTTCCCATCGATACTTGGAAGCACCATTCCACCAGTGGCTCCGAGCACCCAACCAGGAACACTGCAGCCCCCCATGGCCCTGCTGGACTTCCCACCTCTGGCATGCTTCCTAAATAATGTCCTAACGGCCTTCAATGACTTAAGACTGTGCTGCCCCATTGGACTCGCACAGGAAGTTGGCAAATGTGTTGAGGAAGCCCTTATTAAG GTGACCAAGCTGATCCTGGTTTTCCACCGAGCTGAAGAATCTGCCTTCAGCAGCTGAGAAAGGGAGTTATTTATTAAATTCTGTTTGACGTTTGCTGAGGACATGGTGCCTTTCCTGAACCAATGTTTACAAGTTTTGTTTCCTCCAGCCCAGCTTGCTCATATACTAG GTGTCCCTCCAAACCAGGTTTATAAGTTCGGCAGTCTTGGTTGCATCAATGTGAACATGGTTCTGGAGCCACTAGAGTTTGTtctgcccaagaaagagcctATGACACCAGTTCTGGACCTCTGCACTGATCTGAGCAGTCTGCTGTCAGCTCAATCAGATACCTCGCCTACAATTGAACCCAATCCTGCTGAAGAAAATCTTCCAGAAGAATCTATACCATCTAAACAAGACACGTTTACAGAAGAGCCCGAGTTAACTTTCGATGCTCCTCCAAAAGAGGACATTTCAGTAGAAGTGCTCGCTACAGGGCAAAATGACCCAGTACCAGGGTCTGAAATGACTTTTGTTGTTGAGGATTTGTCCGCAACACCTATTAACATTGAAGAGACATTTACAGAATAA